A single region of the Selenomonas sp. oral taxon 920 genome encodes:
- the hisH gene encoding imidazole glycerol phosphate synthase subunit HisH produces MITIINYGAGNLFSVEKAFAALGADVRVSGKADDILASDKIVLPGVGAFGDCMKQLKASGLIPAIRECVDRQTPLLGICVGLQILFAGSEESSGVEGLGFLDGCVRKISAPHEKIPHMGWNALDIAEAHRDNGLFVGVPQGSYVYFVHSYHAVPEDKDIVSSTCFYGEEITASISAGNIMATQFHPEKSGDIGLNIIQNFICHGQEGSR; encoded by the coding sequence ATGATTACAATTATAAACTACGGAGCCGGAAATTTATTCAGCGTTGAGAAGGCCTTTGCTGCATTGGGCGCGGATGTTCGCGTGAGCGGAAAAGCCGACGACATTCTTGCTTCGGACAAAATCGTCCTGCCAGGGGTGGGCGCTTTTGGCGACTGCATGAAGCAGCTCAAGGCATCCGGTTTGATCCCTGCCATTCGCGAATGTGTTGATCGTCAGACGCCATTGCTTGGCATCTGCGTCGGTCTTCAGATTCTTTTTGCAGGCAGTGAGGAATCCTCCGGTGTAGAGGGACTTGGTTTCCTGGATGGCTGTGTGCGAAAGATATCTGCACCGCATGAAAAGATTCCGCATATGGGTTGGAATGCACTCGATATCGCGGAGGCACATAGGGATAATGGATTGTTTGTAGGGGTACCACAGGGTTCCTATGTATATTTTGTGCACAGCTATCATGCAGTACCGGAGGATAAGGATATTGTTTCATCGACCTGCTTCTATGGAGAGGAAATTACAGCATCCATATCTGCCGGAAATATCATGGCAACACAATTTCATCCCGAAAAATCGGGGGATATTGGACTAAACATCATTCAGAACTTTATTTGTCACGGACAGGAGGGAAGCAGATGA
- the hisIE gene encoding bifunctional phosphoribosyl-AMP cyclohydrolase/phosphoribosyl-ATP diphosphatase HisIE → MSVDISMVNFDEHGLVPVVVQEENNQVLMLAYMNRESLEKTMETGFAWYYSRSRKKLWKKGETSGNVQRVQELSYDCDGDTILLRVKQTGVACHTGTYSCFNGRKLYPASENSIIPVDARDEMPLAEVLSDLYQVIQSRRLHPVEGSYTNYLFDKGQDKILKKLGEETAETIIASKNNIREDVLYEMGDLWYHCLVLLAYHNMTPEDLLEELKRRHNGGSYHKFAGKTGMRPDM, encoded by the coding sequence ATGAGTGTTGATATTTCAATGGTGAATTTTGACGAACACGGGCTTGTTCCTGTTGTTGTGCAGGAAGAAAACAATCAAGTCCTCATGCTTGCGTACATGAATCGTGAATCCCTTGAGAAAACAATGGAAACGGGATTCGCGTGGTACTACAGCCGCAGCCGCAAGAAGCTGTGGAAAAAGGGTGAAACCTCCGGAAACGTGCAGCGCGTGCAGGAACTTTCCTATGACTGTGATGGTGATACGATTCTGCTGCGTGTCAAACAGACGGGGGTAGCCTGTCATACGGGGACATATTCATGCTTTAATGGCAGAAAACTCTATCCTGCCAGTGAAAACAGTATTATTCCTGTTGATGCGAGAGATGAGATGCCGCTTGCAGAGGTTCTGTCCGATCTCTATCAGGTGATTCAGAGCCGCCGTCTGCACCCAGTCGAAGGTTCCTATACAAATTATCTCTTCGATAAAGGTCAAGACAAGATCTTGAAAAAGCTTGGCGAGGAAACAGCAGAGACAATTATTGCGTCTAAAAATAACATCCGTGAGGATGTGCTCTATGAAATGGGAGATCTCTGGTATCATTGCCTGGTCTTGCTCGCGTATCACAATATGACGCCGGAGGATTTGCTCGAAGAACTGAAGCGGAGACACAACGGCGGCAGCTATCATAAGTTTGCCGGAAAAACAGGAATGCGTCCGGATATGTAA
- a CDS encoding ABC transporter ATP-binding protein — protein sequence MTQSEREIILRIEHITKRFPLEGGKVLTACNDVTFPVYRGEILGIVGESGCGKSTLVRTLMQLHAPSEGQIFFRDKEITGLKGEDARNMRRNIQMVFQDPTTSFNPKMKIKDIICEPLRNFGLLKGSAHDKAAELLRLVDLPEDFAERYPANMSGGQRQRVGIARALALEPEILVCDEATSALDVSVQETIVELLVRIQRERNLTILFICHDLALVSRLCTCVVVMYFGKVVEQLDGQDLAHAKHPYTQKLLSSVFTLLPKGKAPRITISEIDVPM from the coding sequence ATGACGCAGTCGGAGCGTGAGATCATCCTGCGCATCGAGCATATTACCAAACGCTTCCCCCTTGAGGGCGGCAAAGTTCTTACGGCATGTAATGATGTGACATTTCCCGTATATCGTGGAGAAATCCTCGGCATTGTCGGTGAAAGCGGCTGTGGAAAAAGTACGCTTGTGCGCACACTGATGCAGCTTCATGCACCATCTGAGGGTCAAATCTTCTTCAGAGACAAGGAAATTACGGGGCTGAAGGGCGAGGATGCCCGCAATATGCGGCGCAATATCCAGATGGTCTTTCAGGATCCTACAACATCCTTCAATCCGAAGATGAAGATTAAGGACATCATCTGTGAACCGCTGCGGAACTTCGGACTCCTCAAAGGGAGCGCACATGACAAGGCAGCCGAGCTGCTGCGTCTTGTCGATCTTCCTGAGGACTTTGCCGAACGCTACCCCGCAAATATGAGCGGGGGACAGCGCCAGCGCGTTGGAATTGCGCGCGCACTGGCATTGGAGCCGGAGATTCTGGTCTGTGACGAGGCAACGAGTGCGCTTGATGTTTCTGTGCAGGAGACGATTGTTGAACTGCTTGTCCGTATTCAACGGGAACGAAATCTGACAATCCTGTTCATCTGTCATGACCTTGCACTCGTGTCGCGTTTATGCACGTGCGTTGTCGTCATGTACTTTGGAAAGGTTGTGGAGCAGCTGGATGGACAGGATCTTGCTCATGCAAAGCATCCCTACACCCAAAAACTCCTCTCGTCCGTATTTACACTCCTGCCGAAAGGGAAAGCTCCGCGCATTACCATCTCCGAGATAGACGTCCCTATGTAA
- the hisA gene encoding 1-(5-phosphoribosyl)-5-[(5-phosphoribosylamino)methylideneamino]imidazole-4-carboxamide isomerase, producing the protein MIIFPAIDLHDGKCVRLLRGDFAQETIYSSAPEEVALRWEREGAEYLHVVDLDGALAGKPKNTEVIKKILSNVQIPIELGGGIRTLETIENTLALGVTRVILGSAAVQNRDLVKEACRLYGDRIAVGIDAKDGIAAVDGWGISGGISAVDLAKELASYGLKTIIYTDIARDGTLSGVNIEATTKLAAASGIDIIASGGVKSLEDIHALKVREEDGIIGVIAGKSIYEGTLSLPEAIAAAR; encoded by the coding sequence ATGATTATTTTCCCCGCTATTGATTTACACGACGGCAAATGTGTTCGTCTCCTCAGAGGTGACTTTGCACAGGAAACAATCTACAGCAGCGCACCCGAAGAGGTTGCACTGCGTTGGGAGCGGGAGGGTGCTGAGTACCTGCATGTGGTTGATCTTGATGGAGCACTTGCCGGCAAGCCGAAAAACACTGAGGTCATCAAGAAGATTCTCAGCAATGTTCAAATTCCCATTGAACTTGGCGGAGGCATTCGCACTCTCGAAACGATAGAAAACACCTTAGCTCTTGGTGTGACACGTGTGATTCTTGGATCTGCTGCAGTACAGAACCGCGACCTTGTAAAAGAGGCTTGTCGACTCTATGGCGATCGCATCGCTGTTGGTATTGATGCGAAGGATGGCATTGCCGCCGTGGACGGGTGGGGCATATCGGGCGGTATTTCTGCTGTCGACCTAGCGAAAGAGCTTGCTTCCTATGGTTTGAAGACAATTATATATACCGACATAGCACGGGATGGAACGCTCTCCGGTGTTAATATTGAGGCAACTACAAAGCTGGCGGCAGCGTCCGGTATAGATATCATCGCTTCCGGTGGCGTAAAATCATTGGAAGATATTCATGCCTTAAAAGTCAGAGAGGAAGATGGTATTATCGGTGTAATTGCCGGAAAATCCATTTATGAAGGAACGCTTTCCTTACCTGAGGCGATTGCCGCAGCTCGTTGA
- the hisF gene encoding imidazole glycerol phosphate synthase subunit HisF, translated as MIASSERGNFVLRKKFAKRIIPCLDVKDGRVVKGTNFVGLRDAGSPTELAERYDKERADELVFLDITASHEERNTMVDVVSDCASKVFIPLTVGGGIRTLEDMHRMLNAGADKISINTAAVKNPEIVREGALRFGSQCIVVAIDARRNGIDSWEVYVNGGRTPTGMDCISWAKDVIALGAGEILLTSMDADGTKNGYDIALTRAVSENVNVPVIASGGAGKLEHFYDVLAEGKADAVLAASLFHYGELSINEVKMYLKSRGLEVRF; from the coding sequence ATGATCGCATCTTCTGAAAGGGGGAATTTCGTCTTGAGAAAAAAATTTGCAAAGCGTATTATTCCGTGTCTCGACGTCAAAGATGGACGCGTTGTCAAGGGGACGAATTTTGTCGGCTTAAGAGACGCGGGAAGTCCGACGGAATTAGCCGAACGCTATGACAAAGAACGTGCGGACGAGCTCGTATTTTTGGATATCACGGCGTCACATGAAGAACGCAACACAATGGTCGATGTCGTATCTGACTGCGCTTCAAAAGTTTTTATCCCACTTACGGTTGGCGGTGGAATCCGCACTTTAGAAGATATGCATCGTATGCTGAACGCGGGGGCAGATAAAATCTCTATCAATACAGCGGCGGTGAAAAATCCGGAAATTGTACGTGAGGGAGCCTTGCGGTTCGGAAGTCAATGTATTGTCGTTGCAATTGATGCACGACGTAATGGCATAGACTCCTGGGAGGTCTATGTCAACGGTGGCAGAACACCGACAGGGATGGACTGTATTTCTTGGGCAAAGGATGTTATTGCGCTTGGTGCGGGGGAAATCCTGTTGACTAGTATGGATGCTGATGGTACAAAGAATGGTTATGATATTGCACTCACGCGTGCGGTATCGGAAAATGTCAACGTACCCGTCATTGCTTCCGGAGGTGCCGGCAAATTGGAGCATTTCTATGATGTCCTTGCCGAAGGAAAAGCGGATGCCGTATTGGCTGCGTCATTGTTCCACTATGGAGAACTTTCCATAAATGAAGTGAAGATGTATTTGAAGTCGCGCGGACTGGAGGTTCGATTCTGA
- a CDS encoding ABC transporter ATP-binding protein → MLIEVRGLKIAYEGTEMVHGVDFTLKDGEVLTIVGESGSGKTTVIRAMLGCLPHVGRVTAGEILYDGKDMTKCSAEEWRHVSGKTAAMIFQDSGSMMDPIRTIGEQFVEYIQTHESIGAKEAAAQAQDMLARMHLSNPANVMKSFPFELSGGMRQRVGVAMAMFFKPALLLADEPTSALDVTTQAQVVNEMMDICQKDGTSIVLVTHNLGVAAYMSDQIMVMQNGNVIEHGTAEEIIEHAQKDYTKELLRAVPQIGGKRYDAVGA, encoded by the coding sequence ATGTTGATTGAGGTGCGAGGGCTAAAAATCGCATACGAAGGCACAGAAATGGTGCACGGTGTGGACTTCACCCTCAAGGACGGGGAAGTGCTGACCATTGTCGGCGAAAGCGGCAGCGGGAAGACCACCGTCATTCGGGCGATGCTCGGCTGCCTGCCGCATGTCGGCAGAGTAACGGCGGGCGAGATCCTCTATGACGGGAAGGATATGACGAAGTGCAGCGCTGAGGAGTGGCGTCACGTAAGCGGAAAGACAGCTGCGATGATCTTCCAGGACAGCGGCAGCATGATGGATCCGATTCGTACCATCGGTGAGCAGTTTGTGGAGTATATTCAGACTCATGAGTCCATCGGTGCGAAGGAGGCAGCTGCGCAGGCACAGGATATGCTTGCACGTATGCATCTGTCCAATCCCGCGAATGTAATGAAGAGCTTTCCGTTTGAACTTTCAGGCGGCATGCGTCAGCGTGTTGGCGTTGCAATGGCGATGTTCTTCAAGCCGGCACTCCTGCTGGCTGACGAACCAACGTCTGCGTTGGACGTGACCACGCAGGCACAGGTCGTCAATGAGATGATGGACATCTGCCAGAAGGATGGCACATCCATTGTCCTTGTGACACACAACCTCGGTGTCGCAGCCTATATGTCGGATCAGATCATGGTCATGCAGAACGGCAATGTCATCGAGCATGGCACTGCCGAAGAAATTATTGAACACGCGCAGAAGGACTACACCAAGGAACTCCTGCGTGCCGTACCACAGATTGGAGGAAAGCGTTATGACGCAGTCGGAGCGTGA
- a CDS encoding inorganic phosphate transporter, translating into MPDFQLLIFLVILLALIFDFINGFHDTANAIATSVSTRAIHPQHAIIMAAVLNFLGAMYSTGVAKTIGSDIVKSASHVDEHVLIAALFGSIIWNIITWRFGMPSSSSHALIGGLIGAVLMSSSGMEGLNFYGIGKIILSLILSPLVGMALGCVIMLFLFRFFGRFRPTSINGKFKKMQILTAATMAFSHGSNDAQKSMGIMTLALLAGGYIDAFEVPTYVKVLAATAMACGTAVGGWRIIKTIGGKIFKLQPISGFAADLNSSIIIFGATLLHLPVSTTHVVSGSIMGVGAAKRINAVRWGVAQQMVVAWVMTIPCTAVMGAITYQVVMLFI; encoded by the coding sequence ATGCCTGATTTCCAGCTTTTGATCTTTCTTGTTATACTGTTAGCCCTTATATTCGATTTCATTAACGGGTTCCACGATACGGCAAACGCGATTGCCACCTCGGTTTCGACCAGAGCCATTCACCCTCAACACGCAATTATCATGGCTGCCGTACTTAATTTTTTAGGTGCCATGTACAGTACCGGGGTTGCAAAGACCATTGGATCGGATATTGTCAAATCAGCCTCCCACGTAGATGAACACGTGCTGATTGCGGCACTCTTTGGCTCGATTATATGGAATATCATTACGTGGAGATTCGGTATGCCGTCCAGTAGTTCCCATGCACTTATCGGTGGTTTGATCGGTGCTGTGCTCATGTCTTCCTCTGGTATGGAGGGCTTAAATTTCTATGGAATTGGAAAAATCATTCTTTCCCTGATCCTCTCACCGCTTGTGGGCATGGCATTGGGATGTGTCATTATGTTGTTCTTATTCCGTTTCTTCGGTCGTTTCCGCCCCACATCCATCAACGGAAAATTCAAGAAGATGCAAATTCTAACAGCAGCAACGATGGCATTTTCACATGGTTCCAATGATGCACAAAAATCTATGGGTATTATGACACTCGCGTTGCTTGCCGGCGGATATATCGACGCATTCGAGGTTCCAACCTATGTCAAGGTACTCGCAGCGACTGCTATGGCCTGTGGAACGGCCGTAGGGGGCTGGCGTATCATCAAGACAATCGGTGGAAAAATATTCAAGCTTCAGCCGATTTCTGGATTTGCGGCAGATCTTAATTCCTCCATCATCATATTCGGTGCAACTCTCTTACATCTTCCCGTGAGTACAACACATGTGGTTTCTGGATCGATCATGGGCGTTGGTGCAGCAAAACGCATCAATGCTGTTCGCTGGGGGGTCGCCCAGCAAATGGTGGTTGCTTGGGTCATGACAATCCCTTGCACAGCTGTCATGGGAGCTATTACATATCAGGTTGTGATGCTCTTCATCTAA
- a CDS encoding DUF47 domain-containing protein, which produces MFNFKQKDDEFFDLFLESAKFFHTGALVLDDVMKDYTTTGTKVEEINRIEHEADAINDRIIDKLNLTFITPIDREDIYALANDLDDGVDLLQGILQRYEMYRMGKPMAGAINLTNLLISATEEVVRAVSYLENIRKNQVQILDASHKIERYESEGDLIYRSEVAYLFDNEKDPIELIRWKDVLEQLEDTLDHCELIADMLRGVVMKYA; this is translated from the coding sequence ATGTTTAATTTCAAGCAGAAAGATGACGAATTCTTTGACCTATTCCTTGAGAGCGCGAAGTTCTTTCATACAGGCGCATTGGTTTTAGATGATGTTATGAAGGACTATACGACCACAGGAACAAAAGTGGAGGAAATCAATCGTATTGAACACGAAGCAGATGCTATCAATGACCGTATTATTGATAAATTAAACCTTACCTTTATCACCCCCATTGATCGAGAAGACATCTATGCCTTGGCAAATGACCTTGATGACGGAGTCGATCTCTTACAGGGAATACTGCAGCGCTACGAGATGTACCGCATGGGAAAGCCCATGGCAGGTGCAATCAATCTGACAAACCTCCTAATCTCTGCTACGGAAGAAGTTGTACGGGCCGTTTCTTATCTTGAAAACATCCGAAAAAACCAAGTACAGATACTGGATGCATCGCACAAAATCGAACGCTATGAAAGCGAAGGAGATCTCATCTATCGAAGTGAGGTTGCCTATCTTTTCGATAATGAAAAAGATCCCATCGAACTGATTCGATGGAAAGACGTGTTAGAACAGCTGGAAGATACGCTGGATCATTGTGAACTCATTGCGGATATGCTGCGGGGAGTGGTAATGAAATATGCCTGA
- a CDS encoding nucleoside kinase: MEKNLIEMASEAQASYRSQIVAAKINGEIRDIQTPYTDTDEIGFIELDSAVGWSIYRRSVLFLLITAVDQLEKNAEVTAKFTVNKGLYCEIKRPNGVVNDHFIQEVDSKMREMIAANLPIVKRSIPRQEAIELFRKPGREGKVNLISALQQPVISIYTCEDYVDYLYGPMLHETKDLSRFELDHESDGVLIRTPDEMTKGRIRERVNQPKFGSILAESKAWADILECRFISDLNRINKENDIGELIRISEGLQEKRIAQIADHISAHREDIRLILIAGPSSSGKTSFAQRLRVQLRVNGLRPVMISLDDYFLNREDTPLNEKGQYDYEALDALDTKLFNQNMISLLAGHKVQIPRYNFISGMREWREDTFLSIKEDQPIIIEGIHGLNEYLTKDIPCINKYKIYISALTQLNIDAHNRIPTTEVRFLRRLVRDYQFRGAKALKSIRQWPDVRAGEEKYIFPFQENADVLFNSALIYEIGILKKYAVPLLEEINRGEEGYTEARWILRFLQYVDEINAIDNIPNNSILREFIGKSVFFP; this comes from the coding sequence ATGGAAAAAAATTTGATTGAGATGGCTTCCGAAGCACAAGCATCATATCGAAGTCAAATTGTGGCTGCAAAAATCAATGGTGAAATACGGGATATTCAAACACCATACACGGATACGGATGAGATTGGTTTCATCGAATTGGACTCAGCAGTAGGATGGAGTATCTATCGCCGTTCTGTACTCTTCCTCTTGATCACAGCAGTAGATCAGCTGGAAAAGAATGCAGAGGTAACAGCAAAATTCACGGTAAATAAGGGCCTCTACTGCGAAATTAAGCGCCCCAACGGAGTAGTTAACGATCATTTCATACAGGAAGTAGATTCCAAAATGAGGGAGATGATCGCCGCTAATCTTCCCATTGTTAAACGGAGCATTCCACGCCAAGAGGCCATTGAACTCTTTCGAAAGCCAGGTCGTGAGGGAAAGGTAAATCTGATCTCTGCTTTGCAACAACCAGTCATCAGCATATATACATGTGAGGACTATGTTGATTATCTATACGGTCCTATGCTTCATGAGACAAAAGATCTCAGTCGATTTGAGTTAGACCATGAATCTGACGGTGTATTGATTCGTACACCGGATGAAATGACAAAAGGCCGCATAAGAGAACGAGTTAACCAACCAAAATTTGGTTCAATCCTAGCTGAATCAAAAGCATGGGCTGATATCTTAGAATGTCGCTTTATATCTGATCTGAACCGTATCAATAAAGAAAATGACATTGGGGAACTGATCCGTATCTCAGAGGGGTTGCAGGAAAAGCGAATTGCGCAAATTGCAGACCATATTTCTGCACACAGAGAGGATATCCGACTCATACTGATCGCAGGTCCATCCTCATCTGGGAAAACATCCTTTGCGCAGAGACTTAGAGTTCAGTTACGCGTCAATGGACTTCGTCCTGTTATGATCTCCTTAGATGATTACTTCCTTAACCGAGAGGACACTCCACTGAATGAAAAGGGTCAATATGACTACGAAGCTCTTGATGCACTCGATACAAAGTTGTTTAATCAAAATATGATCAGCCTTTTGGCAGGACACAAAGTCCAGATTCCACGATATAATTTTATCTCTGGGATGAGAGAATGGAGGGAGGATACATTTCTCTCAATCAAAGAAGATCAACCAATTATCATCGAAGGAATCCACGGATTAAACGAGTATCTAACAAAAGATATTCCATGTATTAACAAGTACAAAATATATATCAGTGCACTGACACAGCTAAATATTGATGCACATAACAGGATTCCCACAACAGAGGTGAGATTCTTACGCCGTCTTGTACGGGATTATCAATTCCGCGGAGCAAAAGCGCTGAAAAGTATTCGTCAATGGCCGGATGTCAGAGCAGGAGAGGAGAAGTACATCTTCCCATTTCAAGAGAATGCAGATGTCTTATTCAACTCAGCTCTGATTTATGAAATCGGGATCTTAAAGAAATACGCTGTCCCTCTTCTTGAAGAGATCAATCGTGGGGAAGAAGGTTATACTGAAGCACGTTGGATTCTGCGTTTCCTTCAATACGTCGATGAAATCAACGCAATCGACAATATTCCTAACAACTCCATACTAAGGGAATTCATCGGAAAATCGGTATTCTTCCCATGA
- a CDS encoding pyruvate carboxylase subunit B — translation MAKNPVKITETVLRDGHQSLLATRMRISDMLPQLAALDAIGYNSLEAWGGATFDSCLRFLDEDPWERLDILKKNLKTPIQMLLRGQNLLGYNHYSNDVVEKFVQKASEHGIGVFRIFDALNDIRNLKVAIDAALKCPEKPHVQGCLVYTISPVHTNESFVELAVELEKMGCHSVCIKDMSGLLKPYVAEDLVKKLKAAVKIPIDLHTHCTSGFGHATYLKAVEAGVDIIDTALAPFSSDTSQPCTETMVAMLEGEDRDTGLDRQAMTPISKYFLGVKQDLIKTFNLKGYFDVNPNVLDFQIPGGMLSNLANQLKEAGMEDKYQDLLDEMPRVRKDVGYPPLVTPSSQIVGTMATFNVMTGERYKMVPTEFKDLARGKFGRTPVEIDRKFLTDTLGIAPEDIIDDCSIEDAKATTFAEFKEELKNKGYINPSDEDVLSYALFPQVAEEFFQKHYKPITAYVKE, via the coding sequence ATGGCAAAGAATCCGGTCAAAATCACTGAGACTGTCCTCCGTGACGGCCACCAGTCACTGTTGGCAACCCGCATGAGAATCTCGGACATGCTTCCGCAGCTTGCGGCGCTTGACGCCATTGGCTACAACTCGCTTGAAGCATGGGGTGGTGCTACGTTTGATAGCTGCCTGCGCTTCCTTGATGAGGATCCGTGGGAGCGCTTGGATATCCTGAAGAAAAACCTCAAGACGCCAATTCAGATGCTTCTCCGCGGTCAGAACTTGCTCGGCTATAACCACTACTCCAACGACGTGGTAGAGAAGTTCGTTCAGAAGGCATCCGAGCATGGTATCGGCGTATTCCGCATCTTTGATGCACTCAATGATATTCGTAACCTCAAAGTCGCGATTGATGCAGCACTCAAGTGCCCTGAGAAACCGCATGTTCAGGGCTGTCTGGTCTATACGATCAGCCCTGTTCATACGAATGAGAGCTTTGTTGAGCTGGCAGTTGAGCTTGAAAAGATGGGCTGCCATTCCGTCTGCATCAAGGATATGTCGGGACTTCTGAAGCCGTATGTGGCAGAGGATCTGGTCAAGAAGCTCAAGGCAGCTGTAAAGATTCCCATCGATCTGCACACGCACTGCACATCAGGATTTGGCCATGCAACCTATCTGAAGGCGGTTGAAGCCGGTGTTGATATCATTGATACTGCACTTGCCCCCTTCTCCAGTGATACTTCGCAGCCGTGCACGGAGACGATGGTTGCCATGCTCGAGGGTGAGGATCGCGATACAGGGCTGGATCGTCAGGCGATGACGCCGATTTCCAAGTACTTCCTTGGTGTCAAACAGGATCTCATTAAGACCTTCAACCTCAAGGGATACTTCGATGTGAACCCGAATGTTCTCGACTTCCAGATTCCCGGTGGTATGCTTTCGAACCTTGCGAACCAGCTCAAGGAAGCGGGTATGGAGGACAAATATCAGGATCTGCTGGATGAGATGCCGCGTGTTCGCAAGGATGTCGGCTATCCCCCGCTCGTTACGCCGTCCTCGCAGATTGTCGGTACGATGGCGACCTTCAATGTCATGACCGGTGAGCGCTACAAGATGGTACCGACCGAGTTCAAAGATCTCGCACGCGGCAAGTTCGGCAGGACACCGGTTGAAATTGATCGCAAGTTCCTGACTGACACGCTTGGTATTGCTCCTGAGGACATCATTGATGACTGCTCCATCGAGGATGCAAAAGCAACGACGTTCGCGGAGTTCAAAGAGGAGCTCAAGAACAAGGGATATATCAACCCCTCGGATGAGGATGTTCTTTCCTATGCTCTCTTCCCGCAGGTTGCTGAGGAGTTCTTCCAGAAGCATTACAAGCCGATTACGGCATATGTCAAAGAGTAA